One region of Diabrotica undecimpunctata isolate CICGRU chromosome 6, icDiaUnde3, whole genome shotgun sequence genomic DNA includes:
- the LOC140442669 gene encoding uncharacterized protein has product MSTFTRTSAIFLLLFVSFYVISLSTYTYITSLPHLSKNTISRENKIRVKRIASNDYQLKDELLTTNRNTINNIDYSNGITKPNIPNTTPTTNMVTLNKCCADKEYLNENYECQDGDEHISSGELLNKISNYFENVSMEQNYINPNLVNLKYNYILHLRNEDAFALIWPSSNRSHRYAFNRKELFLNEFIHINNTRLVTSVSPQSYCVDIISPGKHLVTFVNPCTEKICIQKCCPKGFYYNIPDKLCVVDPAFTNFKPTFYVKNQKIEKQPQYYVLNKNFTCSDNDFMQKMQMERLEGSIYIQEDGSLMTFQGAIQEDSYNITDYCLDQVYDGSLENTVIGGFICQVIKENPGHLNLNQTIYDTMEPRLRKQQKLDDLDILRSCCNIPTFIFIELIGCILAAILFLN; this is encoded by the exons ATGAGTACTTTTACGCGTACATCTGCAATATTTTTATTGCTATTTGTAAGTTTTTACGTTATATCGCTTTCCACATATACATATATTACATCACTACCTCACTTATCGAAAAACACAATATCAAGAGAAAATAAAATACGAGTGAAAAGAATCGCATCTAACGATTATCAGTTAAAGGATGAACTATTGACGACAAATCGGAATACAATAAACAACATTGATTACAGTAATGGTATAACTAAACCTAATATTCCAAATACAACACCAACAACAAATATGGTTACTTTAAATAAATGCTGTGCAGATAAAGAGTATTTGAACGAGAACTATGAGTGTCAAGATGGAGACGAACATATTTCATCAGGAGAACTTCTAAacaagatttctaattattttgaaaatgtatcAATGGAACAAAATTACATAAATCCGAATTTAGTAAATctgaaatataattatattttgcatttgcgAAATGAAGACGCATTTg CCCTGATTTGGCCCTCCTCAAATAGAAGTCACCGTTATGCCTTTAATCGAAAAGAACTCTTTTTAAACGAGTTCATCCATATTAACAACACGCGATTGGTGACCTCTGTTTCTCCACAATCCTATTGTGTAGATATAATTTCACCGGGAAA acATTTGGTCACTTTTGTTAATCCCTGTACAGaaaaaatatgcatacaaaaATGTTGTCCTAAAGGATTTTATTATAACATACCTGATAAATTATGCGTTGTTGATCCCGCATTTACCAATTTTAAACCAACATTTTACGTAAAGAATCAGAAAATTGAAAAACAACCACAATATTATGTTTTAAACAAGAATTTTACATGCTCTGATAATGATTTCATGCAAAAAATGCAAATGGAACGATTGGAAGGTTCAATATATATACAGGAAGATGGGTCACTTATGACTTTTCAGGGTGCAATACAAGAAGACTCTTATAATATCACTGA ttACTGTCTTGACCAAGTTTACGATGGAAGTTTAGAAAACACTGTAATCGGCGGTTTTATTTGTCAAGTTATAAAAGAAAACCCAGGGCACCTTAACCTTAACCAAACCATTTATGATACTATGGAGCCAAGATTACGTAAACAACAAAAACTAGATGATTTAGACATATTAAGAAGCTGCTGCAATATCCCAACATTCATTTTTATTGAATTAATAGGGTGTATATTGGCAGCGattttattcttaaattaa